From the Mycoplasmatota bacterium genome, one window contains:
- a CDS encoding ABC transporter ATP-binding protein: protein MENIIEIKNLIKNYGDIVAVNDITFNVKKGSFFAFLGPNGAGKSTTIKMICTTLEKTSGSIKVGDYKVGKENDEIRDMIGVVYQESILDDLLTVRENLQIRSTFYNLSKKEFNDRLSEISDIVGITDFLDRQYGKLSGGQKRRADIARALINKPKLLFMDEPTTGLDPQTRIKVWETIAQLQKETNMTIFLTTHYMEEAVSADEVVIIDNGVIVAHNTPDQLRLKYSYDRLRIIPKNMDQLVKSIEREHKVKNDVIEIRVKDSMDALGILKNHENDIISFEVIRGNMDDVFINITGREIR from the coding sequence ATGGAGAACATCATTGAAATTAAAAATTTAATAAAAAACTACGGGGATATTGTTGCAGTTAATGATATCACTTTTAATGTTAAGAAGGGTTCTTTTTTCGCATTTCTTGGTCCTAATGGTGCAGGAAAGTCAACGACTATAAAAATGATTTGTACAACACTTGAAAAAACTTCAGGATCAATTAAAGTCGGTGATTATAAAGTAGGAAAAGAAAATGATGAAATAAGAGATATGATTGGGGTTGTTTATCAAGAATCAATTCTTGATGATTTGTTAACAGTAAGAGAAAATTTACAAATTAGATCAACCTTTTATAATCTATCCAAAAAAGAATTTAATGATAGATTAAGTGAAATATCAGATATTGTTGGAATCACAGATTTTTTAGATCGACAATACGGTAAACTATCAGGTGGACAGAAAAGACGTGCAGATATTGCTAGGGCATTAATTAATAAACCTAAATTACTTTTTATGGATGAACCGACCACTGGATTAGATCCACAAACAAGAATTAAAGTGTGGGAAACGATTGCTCAACTCCAAAAAGAGACAAATATGACTATTTTTTTAACAACCCATTACATGGAAGAGGCTGTTTCAGCTGATGAAGTTGTTATAATTGATAATGGAGTTATTGTTGCCCATAATACCCCAGATCAATTACGATTAAAATATAGTTATGATAGATTACGTATTATTCCAAAAAATATGGATCAATTAGTAAAAAGTATAGAGCGCGAGCATAAGGTTAAAAATGATGTGATTGAAATTCGAGTTAAAGATAGTATGGATGCCTTAGGTATTCTTAAAAATCATGAAAATGATATCATTAGTTTTGAAGTGATAAGAGGTAATATGGATGATGTATTTATCAATATTACAGGTAGAGAGATAAGATAA
- a CDS encoding ABC transporter permease, with protein sequence MNVIFALVKRNLKVFLRNRTAVFFSFLSIIIIIGLYALFLGEVQVDNIKNLMNPPAGITIIDKDIAWLVNSWIMAGLISVNTVTTTLGTYGIIVTDIEYKKNNDFLSSPIKRYQIVLGYIISSWILTFVLSVLGFFMVEFYIVMQGGEMLSFIEIIQTLLIITLSVISFSAILFYITSFIKTSNAFGTFSSIVGTLIGFLAGIYVPPGALPNFAKTIISLFPVSYSASMLRRIFTDKPINNVFGQANSIATNKYQEAWGIKLFIGDTELGWMFMIISLIIIGFVFYGLSVIRITRNKLS encoded by the coding sequence ATGAATGTTATATTCGCTTTAGTAAAAAGAAATTTAAAAGTTTTTTTGAGAAATAGAACAGCTGTTTTTTTCTCATTCCTTTCAATTATAATTATTATCGGATTATATGCTTTATTTTTAGGCGAGGTACAAGTAGATAACATAAAAAATTTAATGAATCCACCTGCAGGTATAACTATAATTGATAAAGATATAGCCTGGTTAGTCAATTCTTGGATTATGGCTGGGTTAATAAGTGTTAATACAGTAACAACTACATTAGGTACCTATGGAATTATTGTTACTGATATAGAGTACAAGAAAAATAATGATTTCCTTTCGTCTCCAATTAAACGTTATCAAATTGTTTTAGGATATATTATTTCATCATGGATATTGACATTTGTGCTTTCTGTTCTTGGATTTTTTATGGTTGAGTTTTATATTGTAATGCAAGGTGGAGAAATGCTTTCTTTTATTGAGATAATTCAAACGTTATTAATCATAACTTTATCTGTTATATCATTTTCTGCGATATTGTTTTATATTACTTCTTTTATTAAAACTTCTAATGCATTTGGAACATTCAGTTCTATTGTAGGAACTTTAATTGGATTTTTAGCTGGAATTTATGTACCACCAGGAGCTTTACCAAATTTCGCGAAAACGATTATTTCACTTTTTCCAGTTAGTTATAGTGCTAGTATGTTAAGGAGAATATTTACTGACAAACCAATAAATAATGTGTTTGGACAAGCAAACAGTATAGCTACAAACAAATATCAAGAAGCTTGGGGTATTAAATTATTTATTGGTGATACTGAACTAGGTTGGATGTTTATGATTATTTCATTAATTATAATTGGATTTGTATTTTATGGATTATCAGTTATAAGAATAACACGAAATAAATTATCATAA